Proteins co-encoded in one Quercus robur chromosome 8, dhQueRobu3.1, whole genome shotgun sequence genomic window:
- the LOC126695400 gene encoding uncharacterized protein LOC126695400: MKAKGIVAKISTTVKTEIREKWMNLDEDSKLEYKKEARENSEKYANLSHNIPRKSRKVSLYTRCAPNRVHLMALNLNERQRFVIREMGFGSMLDLRSIQLDRDFCKWLVDHFDHNSCTLDICGRRLPISTKDVEFILGIKSSGVDVSIVASAEEINHICQQHGLNVVGGIPIYLLEGKLKEMKTSGK, translated from the exons ATGAAAGCTAAGGGCATTGTCGCTAAGATAAGCACAACA GTTAAGACGGAGATTAGAGAAAAGTGGATGAATcttgatgaagattctaaattAGAGTACAAGAAGGAAGCACGTGAGAATTCTGAAAAATATGCTAATTTGTCACATAATATTCCTCGCAAATCACGTAAA GTTTCATTATATACTCGATGTGCCCCTAATCGTGTTCATTTGATGgctttaaatttaaatgaaagACAAAGATTTGTTATTCGAGAAATGGGATTTGGTAGTATGTTGGATTTAAGGTCTATACAATTGGATAGAGATTTTTGCAAATGGTTAGTTGATCATTTTGACCACAATTCTTGTACATTGGATATTTGTGGAAGGAGGTTACCAATATCCACTAAAGATGTAGAATTTATTCTAGGAATAAAATCAAGTGGGGTAGATGTGTCTATTGTTGCAAGCGCTGAAGAGATAAATCATATATGCCAACAACATGGATTAAATGTGGTAGGGGGTATACCAATTTACCTCTTAGAGGGCAAGCTGAAGGAGATGAAAACATCAGGAAAATAA